DNA from Bacteroides zoogleoformans:
TCTGTGCCACAAACATTTGCGATAGCCTCGGGAATGCGATTGGCATCCTCTGCCTTGTAGTAGTAGAAAGGAGGGCAGCACCAGCGACTCTTAGGGACGGCTGGTTTTTCTTCCATGTTGATGATGCGATCGGTATCATCAAGCTGTAGCACACCACACTTGTGGAGACGCTCCTCGCTGGGTTCGTAGAAACGCATCACGCACGAGGTCTGCCTTCTCATTGCCATAGTGAACAAACTTCTGCAAGCTGAAGTTGAGGACATTGTCGCCTGCTATG
Protein-coding regions in this window:
- a CDS encoding glycosyltransferase family protein, with the protein product MAMRRQTSCVMRFYEPSEERLHKCGVLQLDDTDRIINMEEKPAVPKSRWCCPPFYYYKAEDANRIPEAIANVCGTDAPDSFIAWLCQQTTVHAVKMPGRRYDIGNLQIYE